The sequence ATAGGCTAAGCTTAATATGTTTGCTAAAGGATATGTTTATGGAACTAGTAGAGAGACAGATTATTATTACTACTGTCGGTATAGAAAGGGGAGGGACCAGCTATGTCCATTTATAGTGCGCGACCAAAATTAAGACAGGACATGGAACCTGCCCACATCGCATCATATAAACATAAGCAAATATCATGCATATCCTTAATCAAGATTATCCCCCAAGGATATTTTATTCTAGTCTTGACCAGGTCAAGCGGCGGTTCAGCCACCTTGAATAATCTTTACACAGCACGGGTAGTGTCTCTCTCATTCAACTCTCCAACTTCTCCTTTCACATTGGTAGGTATATCTGTTAGACATATAGCAACCGTGACTGAATAAGTCACGACGTTTTGTATTTTTCCTATTATAGGTATATATATCCTACTAATTGAATATCTAGGAAATCTGTGTAATGTAGGAAATCTTTGTATATTCTATATTGTGTGTATCCTTTGTAATCTTGATAATATAAATGCATGCATAACTTTTCTTTGTGTTTCTCATTCATTGAGAACACCTTAAACCCTGGTTCCAACCATATCATCGCAACACAGGCCGTTTCTGAGGTACCCAATATGACAAATTACTTTTTCGGAGTACAATACAATTAGTACTAGCTTAAAATGGGGATAATTAACTTAAAGGAAGCAGAATAATGTGTGAGGTGAACTAATCTTTGAGTTGGTAATAAAGTACAAACCTAATCACATCCACTCCAACAACAACTTACGTAATCTCTACTCTAGTTGATTCTTAATTATGGGTTCATATGGTCCCTTAACAGCATTCGTTTGCGTGGGAGTAGTTGTTTCTTATAGTAATAAACAAGATAATAAGGTGAGATTTGTACGTGTATCTTATAGTATGATTCATAATTCACAAATCATATGCCTATCGAGTCTGCATATATCTATCTATTGATTTAGAACCGAATTAGAAATATCTTTAACTTATGGGGCTAACCAAGGAGAGACCTAGGCACATTTAGTAACACCAGTTAATTACTCATTTCTTGAACCCCCTTAAGCATTTGAGTACTTTCTTCAGATCAAGCGCCGGTGCTATAGTGCTGCTCGTTCGGTGAATTCAACACTTATCTGCATCATAATTTCAAGCAATAAAACTAACAATCATAAGATAAATTAATGAAACCACCTAGTTAAAGTTCCAGATAAAATTATAGACAGTTTAGGAATGCATGTTATATAAAAACACTCGTATTTAGAAATATATAAAGTTTTGGCGATTAATGAAAcagaactagtgacaaaacccctaggtgaacaaactagtgataagaaaaaaccggtcatattatttctaccaaataaaaaccgtttcaaataaaactgggacaaaaaccccaagccaaataataatgtgtaaatttagtttttgttacttttaaaaaagccaaacatacccttcgaccttttcttcttcttctctgatttcttctttcttccgtctccttctcccaccaccatcatcaccagcagcaacaatggaactGCACGAGAAGAACAGCGCTGATTCAAGAGGTgaagaattcgagagacgttttctcttattcatttccctaaaactgagaaaagaGGACAATTCTTGTTAAGTTTTTCCGATTTTAGGTTTCAGTTTAATCAGATTCTAGGGTTTGTTGTCCAGTTTGTtaatcaaattttagggtttcctcaTCTGATTTCAGGTTGTTTATGAGAGTTCATAGTTGGAACTCTTTCATCAtctgattttagggtttcactGTCACCTGCGTAAGCCTTTCTCCACCCTCAGGTAAGCTTATCTTAATCGGATTGATCAAGTGAAGAGCTTCAGATCTGAGGTTTGTTATTCCCTTTTCTGTTGTGATTTGAAGTATTTTAGATTTTTAGTATTCTGCAATATAAACCCTAATCTCTTGTGAGAGTGTCATTTGCAGTCTGTACTCTTAATTAGAATCCATTGGAGACGAAGTAGGGTTCAAGTGTTGAAGTTGCAGCTGCTCTAAAAGCTACAGAAAGTGGAGATAAAATTGATGTGTGTTGTGTTGATGAGTCTGAGAAGATGAGAAGTAGAGTTCTGGTAGGAGGTTGTATGATACTGTAGCTGTAGAAGATGAATTCTGGTGGTGGATAAGAATCTGGTTTGAATTGAGAAGATGGTTTGCATCTGCAACTCAGTTTTGGAGACAACCAGTGATGAATAATGGGTATTGTGTTGTGCTGTATCTGGTGGATTCTGCAGTGAATGGAGCGATGGATTATGGAGCTTCTGAAATACAGTGGCTAGGGTTGCAGTTGAGAATTGAGATTGTGCTATGTGCAGTATGGAAAGAAGCAATTGCAGGTGAAATTCTTGAATGGGAAATTGAGTTATGGAAGAGTGAATGGAACTGAATTACTGTGTGGGCTGAGCTGAGCTGAACTGAAGTTGATGGTTGAACTGAGTGCAGTCACGCCATGGCATTTCAGGTGGTCTAGAATTGAGATTGGTAAGGGTTCAGCTGGTACTAGTTGTGCTgttgagaagttgatgttgcAGAGCTGAAGTGAGTGCTGGGAAGGCTGAACTGAGAATGGGTTGAGCAGTAGCTGGAGATTGAAGCAACtactttattttttgctgatttgGGGTTTAGATCTGTGGATATATGTACTTACTgatctgttttttatttttggttttctatgcttttgtgttgctggtggtggtgttggcATCTAAGGTTTGGTATTCTATGGTGGAGTTGGGTTTGCAGGAGGTTGTTGGTCTTTCTAAAGCTCTGGTGGTGGTGAATTTTCAGCTGGTGGAGGTTCTGTAGTAACAATAGTTGCATCATGAGCTTCAACAGCTTCTGAGGGAGGTGGTTCTGTAGGGGGTTGAGTAGAATCTGAAGCAGAGGCTGAGGATATATGAAGATTAATACGAGAAATAAAAATTGGAAGtgaatgattatgatgatgaagaagagtgaTGGAGAGGTTTGTTCTTTGAAACCTTTAAGAGTAAAATTTCATTATttgtttgaagtcatttgaatttATTGAcgtgttttctatttttagttttctgatATTGCAGTAAGAAGATGACGATGATGAGTAGAAGTAGAAGCAGCTTTAGCCcccttttgattttggttttcttagAAATTGTGAAGAATAATTTTCAATTGTCTGAATTGTGATCATGTTGTATTAACTGCTATTGGTTTATATGCTCTAtgttaattacctgcaaaaatgtTTGGAGGATGTAAAATAATACATTTCTTGTTCGAATGACGATGAATGCTTAAGCCTTGCAAACAAGGGCTGGAGTCGATTGTGAGGAACGCAATCATCCGCATTTGAAGTATGCTAATTGTGCCTGTTGTAGGATTTAATCGTTGTCGACTAGATTAGTAATACTCCAGTCTGAAGtatctttcttttttctgttgtCAGTCATGCTACTTTTATGGTTCTTTTTTGTTAGTAAGTTAGAATTATATCTTTTAGGTACATGATCTTTTTGAATTATGTTTCTCTGAAGGAAGAATGAGTACTCTTTGCTAAATTTGGTGGTGAGTAAAATGAATGGGTGAATGCATATATGTAAGGCAATTCGCAAGCGTTCTATCCCTATCGAGCCTTCCAAATGTGGAACAGTTGAGATTGGAGATCTTGTCGTTTGCTTCCAAGTAATGTCATGTTATATTTTGATCAATTCTTCTCTTTAGTactttttaaagtttattttatCATGTCTAATTAAGCTTCTTGGGTTTGTATTCAGGAGAGTGAAGCTCAGGCAATCTTTGACGCCCATGTTCTGGAAATCCGCAGGACATTACTGGAACAAATGCTGCATATGTAGGGCGTCCACACGCCATTCCTAAGTGGAATGGTCTCCTACCTAAATCAGGAGAAATGGTATGTTTCGTTCTCCGGTCATCACTCTTTAGAATTTTTATCCTAATTTGCATATGCTACTTCTGCTGTAGAACCATCTAGTTGTTTTCTGAGTTGTTTCAGTACTTCTATTTTCACCCAgtgttttcttttgttgatatTTAACATATGTATTGAGTATAAGTGACAATATCTTAGGATGATATTGTAGTTCTTGCGGGGCTGTTGACAAGAAAATCCATCGAGGAACGATGCGAACAGCTAAGAGCTGGAGTTGAAATGGGCAGTCCTGATTATATGATAAAGATACGGTGCAGGAGAGGCTATCGTATTAGCATTCCATTCTAAATTaattaactagttaatttgatctGTGGTTATGGAGTAGCAAAACTATGTTATAGCCACTCAGACCCGTACAACCATAGTGTGGTTATGGTGTTGGTCGCGGTGGTTATTGGTGAAATGAcaatgtggaaaaatgatgaaaccaatttcgatttcatctagttttggtgaaaccaactttggtttcatcatttttgcctagtttattttggtttggtttcatcattgaagttgtgttggcgaaatgacaatatgtggaaaaatgatgaaacctaattaggttttatctagttttggtcatttttgcctagtttattttggtttggtttcatcattgaagctgtgttggcgaaatgacaatatgtgaaaaaatgatgaaacctaattaggtttcatctagttttggtgaaaccaattttggtttcatcattttttctgtttggtttcatcatttttttcttattttgttgaatattgatcaatgaaaTTCATTTTTTATAGGGTGGCgactggttggtggtggtggtcggcgataatggtggtgttgctggtggtggtggtcgacagtggtggtctgtggtggtggtcggcggtggcggGTGGTGGTTTTGGGATGGAGGTGGTGGCGTTGTGTTGGGTGGCGGTGGTGgagggtgggtggtggtggtagtggaggCGGCGGTGGTGGAGGGTGGTGGCGGGCGGTGGTTGGCGGGGGGTGCGGGTGGTGGTTGGGGCGACggtgcggtggtggtggtggttgcggCGCgtgcgcggtggtggttggcggggcggtggcgcggtggtggttggtggcggtggaggtggtgggcggtggtggttggcggcggtggaggtggtggcgcggtggtggttggcggcggtggaggtgggtgatggtggtggtcggtAACAGCGGTGGCGGCGGTTGACAGTGGTTGTTTTTGGCGACGGCGGTGGTCAGTGGTGGCGGCACAGTGGTGGTTCTGCTGGTGGTGTTATTTTgtggtggtgataatataatagaaattaatggtagggttgatttttatttttgttggggtgatttaaaattaaaggtggggttgttttttatttttgttggggtgatttaaactagaaggctAATATAGGGGTTTTTgtaaacaatttgttttgttggagtttttgtatatggatagtgacatctttggggttataactcgccgCCCGTTAATGAAAATATATATTCCAATTTAAGGTATCTTCGTAATCCTTATCTTCTTTCTTATACACACCCCATTTCTTGTCTAAAACAGTACTCATCATAAGATCGATCAACCCTTTCTACTTGGAGCCAAGGGAGATGGCTTCCAATAATTCCCAGCCCGAACATCCCTTCTCATCCCTCTAACGTTATTCACTCCATTCCTCCCTGACTTTGGTGCTGCTGCCGCAGGCCATTGCCCGTTTGTAATCGCCATATCCCTGAGATTTTGTAGACTTTCTAGAATTTGAACAACTGTTTGCATTCTAGGCCTGTCTTTAGGATTCGGACTAACACATTTAAAGGCCAAAGCTGCAATCTCTCGTGCACCCTTTATTGAATATTGACCTCCGAGCTTTGGATCCATTATGCATCGTAATCTTCGACTGCTAGTCAAGCATGGTTTGGCGAAATCGACAAGGTTTTGCTCAAGTTTAGGCCTCGACTTTTCCATTGACCTTCTCCCAGTTAGTAATTCTAGTAATACGACTCCAAAACTATAAACGTCACTTCTGGTTGTAAGATGCCCTGTAAAAATTCCaggaaaatataataaaatttgcGGTATCTTTGGTTGTGAATGACTGTTCAACTAGTACCTACATATAAAGATTAATTACCCGTATTCACGTATTCTGGCGCAGCATATCCATATGTTTCCATTACTCGAGTTGTAACATGTGTTTCTGATCCTTCGGGACCCATTTTTGCCAGCCCAAAATCGGAAAGTTTCGCATTGAAGTTCTGCTTAAGAAATGCAAGGATTTTCTTTTCAACATTAACAAGTAAATAATACTTCTCCCTCTCTTtctttctgaaagaccgtcctctattccattttggtctgtttcaaaattgtgtccagcttctgtttatagtcatatttttccaataaacTCTCTAATATATCCTTAaagttttatattcataaattatATCCTTAaagttttatattcataaattctttcTTAATGGCCAATCTACAATATTAATGAGATTTGtataacaaatatatccttcattccttttagttttttttttttatctatttaCAATCACATaacaatttttggtagttttattacTAGCATTTTTATCCAAATAAATTAGACAAGTAACTAAGAGTATGCATGTAAACTACTAcgatctccttaatattttgacaagtcaaagcggactatctTTTGGAAACGGAGAGAGTAAATGATaccaaattccagcagaaaagaagaagagggaaTTTCCTTACCGAGTCTAGCAACACATTCGAAGTTTTAAAATCACGGTATATGACTGGTGCCTCTGCCCCATGCAAGAATGCAAGGCCTTTGGCAGCTCCAATGGATATCTTCAATCTCGTACTCCATGGCATGGAAACCGATATTCCTGTGATTCCATTGCACCGAAAAAATAATTATCTGAAATAGTCATCCATTGGCGGTCGACTTAGGTGAAGTAAAAAAGTTGTTAATGTCGGTAAATTTTCATACTAATAGTAATATTATTTTGAGCTAAAATGCATTGCTCAACAAATGTACACTCACTCTTAAACAAGTGATTCTCCACACTTCCTAGAGGCATAAACTCGTAAACAAGAAGCCGTTCTTCATCTTCGCTGCAGTAGCCAATTAGTTTCACCAAATGTGGGTGCCTCAGCTGTCCCAAGAATATCACCTCCGCCTTCATCAAAAGATTAATAATTAATCGGATAGGAGACTATGTGAAATACTAATGAATAAAAAAAAGTTAGTTAATACATGTTACAGTTGGgttctttatcgatcaaaaaacaaaaaaaatgttgcAGACGACAGTTGGGTCCAATTCTCATGAGCAGACCCAGGATAAAAGGTCAGTCTCCCTGCGCACTTTGAACAAAAGGGGTGGATATTACTGCTCCACCACCATACAGTGGAACGCAAATAATTAATTACTACTTAATTAAACTAATGTAACCTAATTATTTGTTTCAAAGAATATCACCTAATGATTAAACTAATAATATCTAatgattaaaaaaaatggttGACTAGAAATCTAGACAACAATATTTATCTTCGACCTTATTACCCAAAATTTCAACAATGACAAAATGATTAAGGACATGCAAATAGACTTGCATTATTATCATGATAACATATTTAAATTTCTTACTCACAAACAATTATTACCTTGAAGTATTTGAAAGAGTAAAAGCAAAATTATTACCAGCCATTCACGGTGACCTTGAAGACCCGCGATATCAAGCAACTTAACAGCAACTGGTTGAGCTTTCAGTCTGGGTCGTAGATTTTCATCCACGAAACCTTTATGAACGGTACCAAACCCTCCTTCTCCTAGCAAAAAATTACTCGAAAAGTTTTGAGTTACGGCACGTAATTCACTTAACTGAAAATTATGCAAGCCCGAGCTGAAATTATGAGCTAAATCTTCGGTTACTCGTGTAGACGAAGAAGAACTAAGATCAGAGAATGATAGTCGACGAAACGAAGGGAATTGGTGGACAATTTTTCTAGAGAACTCGGCTCGTGTTGGTCTGCACCGGCTTAAGTTGCCTAAAACCAGTTGGTTTTCAACCGTACAACAGTTTGTTGTAAATGGTATCCATGGTTTCGACTTTGGTTTTTCTTTTGgcttttcttttgataaatctt comes from Papaver somniferum cultivar HN1 chromosome 7, ASM357369v1, whole genome shotgun sequence and encodes:
- the LOC113297549 gene encoding probable serine/threonine-protein kinase PBL15 isoform X1 yields the protein MSTTKLSQHVLTLSKNSNASSSPASTTAMMSKDLSKEKPKEKPKSKPWIPFTTNCCTVENQLVLGNLSRCRPTRAEFSRKIVHQFPSFRRLSFSDLSSSSSTRVTEDLAHNFSSGLHNFQLSELRAVTQNFSSNFLLGEGGFGTVHKGFVDENLRPRLKAQPVAVKLLDIAGLQGHREWLAEVIFLGQLRHPHLVKLIGYCSEDEERLLVYEFMPLGSVENHLFKRISVSMPWSTRLKISIGAAKGLAFLHGAEAPVIYRDFKTSNVLLDSQNFNAKLSDFGLAKMGPEGSETHVTTRVMETYGYAAPEYVNTGHLTTRSDVYSFGVVLLELLTGRRSMEKSRPKLEQNLVDFAKPCLTSSRRLRCIMDPKLGGQYSIKGAREIAALAFKCVSPNPKDRPRMQTVVQILESLQNLRDMAITNGQWPAAAAPKSGRNGVNNVRGMRRDVRAGNYWKPSPLAPSRKG
- the LOC113297549 gene encoding probable serine/threonine-protein kinase PBL15 isoform X2, which produces MSTTKLSQHVLTLSKNSNASSSPASTTAMMSKDLSKEKPKEKPKSKPWIPFTTNCCTVENQLVLGNLSRCRPTRAEFSRKIVHQFPSFRRLSFSDLSSSSSTRVTEDLAHNFSSGLHNFQLSELRAVTQNFSSNFLLGEGGFGTVHKGFVDENLRPRLKAQPVAVKLLDIAGLQGHREWLAEVIFLGQLRHPHLVKLIGYCSEDEERLLVYEFMPLGSVENHLFKRISVSMPWSTRLKISIGAAKGLAFLHGAEAPVIYRDFKTSNVLLDSNFNAKLSDFGLAKMGPEGSETHVTTRVMETYGYAAPEYVNTGHLTTRSDVYSFGVVLLELLTGRRSMEKSRPKLEQNLVDFAKPCLTSSRRLRCIMDPKLGGQYSIKGAREIAALAFKCVSPNPKDRPRMQTVVQILESLQNLRDMAITNGQWPAAAAPKSGRNGVNNVRGMRRDVRAGNYWKPSPLAPSRKG